In Panicum virgatum strain AP13 chromosome 4N, P.virgatum_v5, whole genome shotgun sequence, a single window of DNA contains:
- the LOC120668694 gene encoding uncharacterized protein LOC120668694 isoform X2 encodes MRATAASVLFNWIQRRVQPLQKRENFGFQYQGSEDSSLLSAEQMERTSGLRIIRSIFPDQLSVSYVPTVFRANNPRSQADVGVFKSGPLIPDYTQAKNQRNIYMPVDVNIDEPIIEEDPISSSDESPNSPSREGRDKRVLVPSGAPRSADETSTGYGPECKWL; translated from the exons ATGAGAGCGACTGCCGCCTCTGTCCTCTTTAATTGGATTCAGCGCAGAGTTCAGCCTCTGCAGAAGCGTGAGAATTTTGGATTCCAGTACCAAGGAAGTGAAGATAGTTCTCTGTTGTCTGCAGAACAAATGGAACGGACTTCAGGATTGAGAATAATCCGAAGCATATTTCCAGATCAGCTCAGTGTTTCATATGTGCCCACTGTCTTTCGAGCCAATAATCCTCGTTCTCAG GCAGATGTGGGGGTTTTCAAGAGCGGTCCTCTCATCCCTGACTATACTCAGGCAAAGAACCAGAGGAACATCTATATGCCTGTGGATGTCAATATTGATGAGCCAATAATTGAGGAAGACCCGATATCGTCATCGGACGAGTCGCCAAATAGCCCTTCACGCGAAGGTCGCGACAAAAG AGTTCTGGTGCCTTCAGGGGCTCCCAGATCTGCTGATGAAACATCAACGGGTTATGGGCCAGAGTGCAAGTGGTTGTAG
- the LOC120668694 gene encoding uncharacterized protein LOC120668694 isoform X1, producing the protein MRATAASVLFNWIQRRVQPLQKRENFGFQYQGSEDSSLLSAEQMERTSGLRIIRSIFPDQLSVSYVPTVFRANNPRSQADVGVFKSGPLIPDYTQAKNQRNIYMPVDVNIDEPIIEEDPISSSDESPNSPSREGRDKSFVEFWCLQGLPDLLMKHQRVMGQSASGCSY; encoded by the exons ATGAGAGCGACTGCCGCCTCTGTCCTCTTTAATTGGATTCAGCGCAGAGTTCAGCCTCTGCAGAAGCGTGAGAATTTTGGATTCCAGTACCAAGGAAGTGAAGATAGTTCTCTGTTGTCTGCAGAACAAATGGAACGGACTTCAGGATTGAGAATAATCCGAAGCATATTTCCAGATCAGCTCAGTGTTTCATATGTGCCCACTGTCTTTCGAGCCAATAATCCTCGTTCTCAG GCAGATGTGGGGGTTTTCAAGAGCGGTCCTCTCATCCCTGACTATACTCAGGCAAAGAACCAGAGGAACATCTATATGCCTGTGGATGTCAATATTGATGAGCCAATAATTGAGGAAGACCCGATATCGTCATCGGACGAGTCGCCAAATAGCCCTTCACGCGAAGGTCGCGACAAAAG TTTTGTAGAGTTCTGGTGCCTTCAGGGGCTCCCAGATCTGCTGATGAAACATCAACGGGTTATGGGCCAGAGTGCAAGTGGTTGTAGCTACTAG